Below is a window of Phyllopteryx taeniolatus isolate TA_2022b chromosome 16, UOR_Ptae_1.2, whole genome shotgun sequence DNA.
GTTTAGAGAAACTTGCGATGGAGTGGAACCGATGACAAAGGGGCCATCATAACTATCATCCCTACACAATTCAAACATCTCTCACTGCCCTAAATGTGCGAAGAAATGCAGAAATAAAATCTAGACCGTTTCACTTAATGGCCTGGAATCGTTGACAGTTTGCTTGCATAAGATAAAATAGCATTGACCTCGCCTAACGTTCGCCTCAAGGCTAGATAGCAGTTAGTATGGTGGGAGTCCAACTGCCATTCTGTTAATCAAATAATCCGACATTTCTGTCGGGGATGTATGTTTAATATCATACCGTGGCAACAAGGGATTGTTTTTCCAATGCGCGATACATACTTTATGAATCTGTTTTACTGAGGACTAGTGAGCTAAAATGTAAACAGTAAATAGAGATGTCCATTATGCAATGTTTTCTAACGTTGCTAAGCGTTCAACGAAATCTTCAGAAGAAACGATGTGTGGACTGGGTATCTGGCCAGAGTGAGATCAGCTAAGCTGATTCTGGAACGCCGCATTCTGTCTTTTCCTTGTCAAATCCTCAGTCTGCTTGCCCTGATTCAAGATCAGCGCCGGTAAACGGTGAAATGAGACTTTGTACTGTTGCAGCCAAACACGGCACACTAATACaccatttaattttttacattgGCTATTAATTTTTTCTAttcaaacactcaataagcaccGTAACAAAACAACACATCGACCTACAACATGGCGGCTGCGGATGTGTTCAGAGGTGTGACCTCGCTGCAAAATTATCATTCCACAAAGAAATTGTAATGTAGCATGGCTGGGGTAGGTGAATTGCAGTTATTGCGGGATAACACTAATTTTGACTCTTAACAGTGAATTCTgggtgttttccttttttttccccaggtaccACAGCCTGTACTTGAAGGCCAAGGGTAATGTGTTCAAGAACAAGCGCATCCTCATGGAGCACATTCACAAGCTGAAGGCCGACAAAGCTCGCAAGAAGCTCCTGGCGTACGTTTGCAGCCTCACTTTGACGTCATTCTCAGTAGCTGAGctgaaatgttattattttattaattttttttatattctcacAGCGATCAAGCCGAGGCCCGCCGTACCAAGACCAAGGAGGCCCGCAAGCGTAGAGAGGAGCGCCTTCAGGCCAAGAAGGAGGAAATCATCAAGAACTTGTCCAAGGAAGATGAGGGCAAAAAGTGATCGGGCCTCGCAGTCTCCCACCCTGTGTGTGGAAATCTCACAATAAAGTGTACATAAAGACATGTCCTGCCTCTTCTGCTTGACTCAACAcaaatcttaaaaaaagaaaagaaaagttgaacAAGTGAGGGATATTTATAGCAGAAAGAAGACAGAAGTTATGTGGTACGTCATAATCgttgacagttctgaggacccgggttcaaatccagcctcgcctgtttggagtttgcatgttctcccttgtgcctgcgtgggttttctcctggtactccaatttcctcccacatcccaaaaacatgcatggtaggttgattaaagactaaattgcccgtcggtgtgaatgtgagtgcgactggttggttgtttatatgtgccctgcgattggctggtgaccagttcaaggtgtacccaaCCTCTCAGAAGCTTACAAATGATGGCCTAGAGGAAAAGTAACCATAGACAATCCTGCAGTTTATGGCAAGCCTTAACATTTAATATCTAGACTGGATATGTGGTGAAGATAACTGTAGTTCAATTGTGCCTAATCAAAAAGAACATTAGCGATATCCTGAACTTGATTGTTCCCATCCACAATTAACGTTTCAGACATCGGCAATGTAATTTCCCCCAGGACTAATGACGTCGCTTTTTCCCGTTGGTGTGTGTCGGGTTCGTCATTACAGATATAAACAATTAAATTCCAGAGTAGCAATAGCAgtgtttgggaaaaaaacaaaagattaaagATCAGTATTTTTgcattaaagattaaatgcaaatatactgtacttaaaagttaaataccacTAAACTGTACTGAACAAATGTacgggatttaaaaaaatgttgacgcCACTGtaatatgcacagtttgaacatttaattcagtgattctatTGCGTGCTGCTAGAGGGCGCCTGCGTACCACTGTTGTTTCTCGTACCACACAAAATCACTGAACTATGCAATTACGTATTTAATGAGATATACTACATGGATAAAGAggcatacatacattttaatgattcatttttaggagaaaaaaaggcTACATTGATAAATATTACAGAATTCCTAATTATGTAAATGGCCAGTGTGCCGGATTAAAGAACGGGGCAGGTCACCATGTGCCCACCCCTGGTATAGATAAATGGGTGACCTGTAATCCATCATAGGGTAAAAAGAAGGCGACGTTACATTTGAATGTAGAGGAAGTTCCCCCACATGCGAAAAGACATGAGAAACCTTATTTTCCTGCACGCGACATGTCTCgcctgacttcctgtttcttgAGGCCGCAGAGAACAATTTCCTCTCTCCCACGCTAGCatacacacgcccacacacacacgcatgcacacacacacacatgcacaatgaTGACTAGAGTACAAAGCAGCGCTGACATCCTTTTACTGCATGGAGGGATGAGGGGCGGGGAGCGGGTGATGGTTTGACGATGGCctccttctttctttctgtaTGTCTGTCTATCCATTCTCGGAAGTATTTCTCCatgatgtcacacacacaagaaaagaGCAGCACTGTTCCTGTCAAGAAGGGCAAAGGGTTAGGGTcggtgtcacacacacacaagagacaCCACTTTTCCTGTCCACGATACAACTAATTATTTGTTACTATGACTTTCTCGATAACTTACGACATTTTCTTCCGCTCAAACGTTCAACTTTTTCAAGtagcattacaacttttttttttcttttagaccACCCATTTTACccacttattttattgttgatgAGTTTAACAGCAGAATTCGGCAACGCcccactaaaaaaacaaaaatactaacAAAAACTAAGCCGACGAGGGGAACTGATGAAGTCAGGAAATTGAAAAGAACTCTGCAGTCTGGCAGAGAgataatatacaaaatataaaatcacaATCAACTACCAAATATTGTGCAACCAGCTAAAGGTTCATGACAATGCGGTCAGGGATTCGAGAAATGCTTAttttcagaggtgggtaggaacgcgctacatttactctgttacatttactcaagttttggataaattgtattcgtcagagtagttttaatggagcatactttttacttttactctagtatttatgttaagaatggtacttttactcttaCAAGAATCTACATGCTgttcgctactttcatttatcaataattgcgtgcaACGATCTATTTTGAGACTTTTGTTGTACAGGTGTGTACATCTTGCCAATCCCCGCTACTTATCCAGTCAAATGTTTATAATATTCACACATACCAGTATTAACTGTATGGCGCAACCCCAAGGCATTCAGAACACATGTCAGGGCACACATTCAGGTATGTTCTGAAGTTAACACATACATTTGTTTAGTACACGCTGTTGATTTATGTTAATAATAACGCAGTGCTATCGCTGCTTTACCCCAAGATTGCTATCGCAATGATGCATGAACATGATCAACCAAACATTCTACAATGAAGTGTTCAGAGTACTATTacaaagtttaaaacaaaaatggagtttTTCTTATAAAGAAGCTCCACCCAGCTGAAATAGCTTTGATGTAATTTAGTTAGCGTTGCCATTTTATTGTAGTTTACatagtattattattgtgtggTTGTTAAATctattcccccccaaaaagcaaTTCCTTAGCCTTTGTTAGGTGTTTGTGAAAATGTGCTTGCACATCCGATGAATcttcgtgggggggggggcttagccCCCGAGTCCATGAAACCTAGTGACGGACTGCACCCAGCCCGAGGTCAATATGTCATTATTttaaacttgtgtgtgtgtgtttggacgATCGGGAGGGTTTGATTTTTAGcactttacattttcttttaatttaacGCTCTTTATAAAtaaagattgattgattgattacaatattttttttttaaaatgtggaaatTTTGATCTGACAGCACCAATATGACACATAATTTAACAGCAGGCTATATTATCATAtttgtaactttaaaaaaaaaaatcatttgttttctttttacgcGAATACATCCCAAATGCAAATGGTCGCGTGACATCAACCCCCTGGCGTGTAATTACTAATCAGCGACCGGCCGCCTCCGCTGTGACGTCCCCCGCGCCCCAAGTTGGCAAGGTGAAAGGGGGCTcccgtcttctttttttttttttgggggggggggcggccaGCATGCCTTCCAGTGGCGTGTCATCCGCCATAACTCTGCTGTGCTTGGGTAGCCTGTTGTCCAGCGTCACCTGGTACATGATCGACGATCAGAGGTTTGTTATGAATTTACCCGTGGTGGTATTGCAAGCATTATTGGGGACACGTGCTACCCTCAACCACAGCtgccacacacacgcatgcatccGCGGAGCTATTCTGtgcaatgaatgaatcatttgCTCCTCCGAGAGATGTGTAATCGCAGATGATTTGTGCATTGACCGAATGCAATCCTTTCCTGTTCACGTAGCTGAAGTGGTGTTGTGTGATGCTGCTTCAATTCAAACAGTGGCTGCAATCCACGGCTCCAATGCGTTTGGGAGACCCTTTGTTTAATTTCGGCTTGTTGGTGGCCAACATTACAATTATTACATCATTCCACCTTTTTCCTCATCACattccaaccccccccccccccccccccaataacaTTTAATGATCACAAATGAAGATTCAAATGCAGTatactgttttacaaaaaaaaaaataatgttggtTGAGCTGTCAAATTAGGGTTAATTGCATTCAAATTTGGGTATTTCATGGTGAATTCCATGTGATATTCTTCCATGTGATATTCTTCAACTCAATGTTTcttgtctttttccccccccccctcatctttgctcaaaatgtttttatttttatttttttattattttttttgtgtgcaactttCTAACTTTTTCTTGTGATGTTATGACTTGGATTATTCTTATTTGTTTCCATGTTGTACAACCTTTGGAGTCTCTGACAGGAGAGGATTTGCCatcttgaaaataattttttttccatgtggcTTGTGCCTCTGGCTACTTTGCATATCCACAGTGTCCTGGCCTCTCACACGCCGCCTGCTCAGAGGAAAAGTTCCCCGTCTGTGCTTTGTAAAGGTTGCAGGTGAGACAAGTGGCCTCTTTGTCATTCATTAGTTATTTcccgtaataataataataataatactttgtgTATTGTGTACGTCACAGGGAACTGATTGACGACGTGTTGAAGCGACACTCACAAAAGTGGGAGAAGAACGAGGAGAACTACTGGAATTTTACGTAAGACGAACAAGCAGATTTGTGCAAATGAATGTAAAAGCGAGCATGCAAAGCAGCCTGATGCTAAGATCATGTGACTGATGCTAACTGGGGGCGCTCAGCTGAGCCTCGAGAACAGGAGCTCAAGTTGTTCGTTGGTCCCCAAAGGTCGAAGCTGAGCCGCTCGTGTCGAGGGTTCGAGAAGGCCATCATCACACAGGCCAACACGCCCGTGGGAACCAAAATCGTGTACGATGCCGAAATGACCAAAACTCTGCGGGTGACACCGGCCATCTTTAAAACGTTCATCAAGGCACGCATGACAACTATTTTTCATAAcatcttacttttttttctaaaactaTTTATTGGTaatgtctttattatttttatttttttttaaataactgacTTTCTCTAAACTTTACAGCTAAGCTCtcgaaatgtaacttttttttttttgttttctccctcATAACTTGGTCTTTTTCGGAGCATTTCGTACGACTGTCTCAGCTTTTCATGACTTTCAGtcaatttgactttttcttgtaacattctgACTCTTTTCATAACCATTTTttgctcaacttttttttatagcGTTATGACTTCtaacttttaattttgacttATGACATTATTTTCCTCTTAATTTAGCCTTTGTCATCGACTTACAGTATAACGGACTTTTTCCTCAGTGTTTTTCTTGTAACTGATTTGTAACTTTAGGACTTTCACCTTTTGATTTTCCTCTTAACATTTTGaccttattttagtttttattttcacttaacTTTCCTGAtaaccaactttttttctcataacgtTTTCTGTCCATTTTTATGCGTAACTTTGACTTTCTCAACTTTTCATGACTTTTCTCAACCTTTCTCCTTTATGACTTCCAACTTTTTTCATGACATCACATTTTCTCAACTTTTCTGAAACATGACTATTTTCTTGTAATGTTAAAACTTGTTCTTAAAATGccttcactgccattgacggctttaaaagtcaaatatccatgttaaccaGGAGGGCTGGTAGTGAATGGGTTTTAAATTTACAACTATTTTCTCATTATACAACCTTGTCACGTTACTATAAAACTTTCCTCTTCTCATAACTACTTgactttttccttgtttttctcATGACTTTTTCTCCTAACCTTCCTATTCTCacgatttttcccccccccccaaaatcttttgttttttttcttccaccccCCTCAATAAGATTACTATTTCTTCTCAGCTTTATGCTCACCGCCGCTGACTTTCTGAAAGCAACACTAACCTTGATTTCTAGGAGCATCCATTCTCCAACAGGAAGTTCGACACGTGCGCCGTGGTCGGCAACGGAGGCATCCTGATGGACAGCGGCTGCGGAAAAATGATCGACTCTGCTCAATTTGTGATGAGGTGCAATCTACCGCCTTTGAATGACGATTATGGCAAGCACGTGGGCGTCAGGACCGACCTCGTCACGGCTAACCCAAGCATCTTCAAGGACAAGTGAGCACAGCAACCAATCCTTTTTAACCATATTTTTTGCTGTAACATTGCCGCAATAATGTTCCCTGTTAAAATTACAGCGGAGCCTCTGAGGTCTCTTTTGTTACAATGGTTGGCTTTCAGATTGTTTTAatgccaaaacaaaatgtcccaGGACAAATAATGTGAATTTAAACTGTTATGATGATGCAGATATGAACTGCACAGGCtttttcaggtttttaagtCATATTTTACCAATCCAAAGACATAATCACTGTATAATAAGActagtaaaactactcaccctttggcAGACACACAATGCTGAGCAAACGGGCAGTTGTTTACCTTGGCATCTGCTTGCGTTATAGTCAATAGATCAGTTTTCCCATTTTCCACCACTGGTACACTTCACAAAAAGCAAGACTTCTGGAATTAACTTATCTTTAATGAGTTactcaagattaaaaaaaaattttttgtcctcaaaatgTTAACGCTTTACATCAAAACCATTACAAGTTCACAAACAGTCTTATTTTGGAAATAGAAACTCTCAATTATGCATTACCGCCACCGATGGGACTGGAGTAGAAACTGGTATCTGGCAGTGGGCAGCAACCATAGTGCGAGTTTTGTTCTGTTGTTGTGATGTTAAGCCCTCCTGCGGTTTTCCCTCCAGGTACGACTCTCTGTCGGGACGACGGCGGGGTGTCGTGGAGAGACTCAAGAGCTATGGCAAGTCTCTGATCCTCCTTCCCGCCTTCTCTTTCGGAGTTAATACTCGGGTGTCTCTGCGGGTAGCCTACACCCTGGAGGACTTTGCCAGCCCCTCCCGCGCTGTGTTCTTCAACCCGGACTACCTGCGTAATCTCTCCCTGTTCTGGGCGACCAATGGCCTGAAGTCCCAGAGGCCCAGCACGGGCTTCATGATGGCCAGCCTGGCTCTGGAGGCGTGCTCCAACGTGCACCTGTATGGCTTCTGGCCCTTCAGCAACCACCCGTATGGACTCTACACGCTCACCAATCATTACTACGATGATCACAAGGCCAATCGGGAGTTCCATGCCATGCCCGTGGAGTTTGACCTGCTGCTCAAGCTGCACAGTCGAGGCGTGCTCAGACTTCACCTCAGACCTTGTCCAACCAGCAAAAATTAGTTCTGGAAATGGGCAAGTGAGGTGACTCCTTTGCACGCAAAACCAAACAATGATGACCGTTTGAGCTTTAAAGGTTATTTATTACTGGATGTTATCCAGCTGGAGTCTGGAAGAACTGAAAAGCTAATCCTGAGGCCTTTTGAGCGGGATCACGCAGTGCTTTTCAAGCCAATTACAATTCGGTGTTGGGCCATTTTAGATCAAAATGAATCTTggtcaaaaaaatgtttacaggtTAACCGGATGAAATATTGTTCTCGACTGGAAATCAATATGCCTTCCAACTTTCAGCTAACAAGTACAAAGGAGATTTAGGTTTGcgcatggaaaaaataaataaaataaagtactaACAAAATGTATTCTGTATATTGCAATAATAAAATTAGAATTTTTGAGACAATGGTTGAATGGTTTAGGTTTTAATAAAGAACTAGGGCTTCTACAGTGCCTTCAAGGAAACTGGGTCGAATAAGAAGGTATTATTTCTTTAAGACACCTGAGCCCCTCCTTTTAGGGAATGTTCTTTTTGATGTTTGGAATTTGGCTATGTCTAGAAAGGTATTTGTAATTATAAATATCATTAGGCTAAAGACAAAAATACCAATGGGCCTGGTTTGGAGCCCTAAAGGATGCCATGCTCTCATTTGAGTGAGAAGCATAAGTACATGATTGTCCTTTAACATTAGTGAGACATGAAGAGTGTGTGTACAGGAAAAATGGTAATGGGCACAGTTTATAGCCCTGAGGGATGCTGATGCCCCAAACCTAGATTTAAGGTtggctcacttttttttaagctcaTTACAGTATAAATGGTTGACTTGT
It encodes the following:
- the LOC133466186 gene encoding alpha-2,8-sialyltransferase 8E-like; translated protein: MPSSGVSSAITLLCLGSLLSSVTWYMIDDQSVLASHTPPAQRKSSPSVLCKGCRELIDDVLKRHSQKWEKNEENYWNFTSKLSRSCRGFEKAIITQANTPVGTKIVYDAEMTKTLRVTPAIFKTFIKEHPFSNRKFDTCAVVGNGGILMDSGCGKMIDSAQFVMRCNLPPLNDDYGKHVGVRTDLVTANPSIFKDKYDSLSGRRRGVVERLKSYGKSLILLPAFSFGVNTRVSLRVAYTLEDFASPSRAVFFNPDYLRNLSLFWATNGLKSQRPSTGFMMASLALEACSNVHLYGFWPFSNHPYGLYTLTNHYYDDHKANREFHAMPVEFDLLLKLHSRGVLRLHLRPCPTSKN